A stretch of DNA from Desulfovibrio gilichinskyi:
AAAGCAACTTCATCTTCAAACAACCTGTCAACGTTAAGCACACCTATAGATTCACCGTGCAAAAGAATAGGAACGCCCAGAAAAGAGATCAGACCGCGCCGGATTTTACGGGAACCTGTTTTATCCAGAAACAATGGCTCTTTTGTTATATCAGGTACATAATATGGTTCCTTAGTTCGAAAAATTCGTCCGGTGACACCTTCGTCAAGGCGATAGACACCGCGCTGTTTCTCCTCATGAGTTAAACCGTATGACGCATTAATGGAAAGCTGTCCGGTTTCAGGATCATGCAACGTTACCGTCGCTCGCTGCATACTTAATTTCTCGGACAGAATGCAAAGAACTCCATCTAAAGCAGATTCAAGATTAAGTGCTTGGTCGATGGCTTGGCAAATGGCCAGTAACGCCGAAAGTTTCAGTCCGTGTAAATGTGGATACATACCCTTACTAAGCAAACAAAGTGCCATGTTTCAGTTTTGCAATAGTATGTTATTTAAACATGTTACACTTTAGCCACCCAAAAAAACATTACAAATATGTAAATTACTTACTAAGAGTCTACATATTTGCTAATTTTACCTACAACAGCGACGGCACCAAACAGAACAGTTCAAACAAAAAAAGAAGCCTCATACCTTTAAATAAGGTATAAGGCTTCTTTTTTTGAGCAAATATTTACTTACATATTATCTAAACTTGTTTGATTAAGCTTATGCAGCAATTTTTCTAATCAAAAGCTGGTAGTGAGCATCAACTCCGTCAAGTTTCGGGATACGCTCAGAATCAATTACAAGATATGTATTCACTGTTCCGCTTGCCAGTTCATGTATAATTGTATCTTTAGGTTCAATATTCAAATCAATCTCAAATGTAATAATTCTCTGGGTAGAGATTACAGACTTAATTCCTTCGAACTTTTCACCGTTTTCTTTAACCAGAGTAACAATATCTTTAGCCATACATGGTAGAATCATTATCTTTCCTCGCAATTTTTAATGTTTATGCGGCATCATAGTAGTGTGCGGAGGAAAGTCAAACACTCATCACATATTGAATCGTTTTCTAAGAAAAGCTAGCCCGCCAAGCCCGCTTCCAAGCAAAAGCAAAGCGGAAGGAAGAGGTGTTGGACTGCCTTTAGCTTGTACTTCAGAAACTGAATACATACCATCACCGGAAAGTGCGGAGATTTTAAGTTTATCAGAGACAATATTCAAATCAGAACCTGATTCGCGAAGAACAAGCCCGGGCACATAATTATGCTCTTTATCTTTTACATTAGCTACGGTCCAAGCATGTTGCCATGAGCTTGAAGCTTTATCCCAGTAATCAACTTGATACGCATCATTACTGTCAGCCTGTATAGAAAGGGAGCTTATCTTCGTCACCCCATGTAAATCTATTTCAATAGAGGGATTAAGCCCCAACCACGCAACTGATTTCGTGCTCCATTGAGTTCCCTCCTTAACCTGACCATCCGTTAACAAGGAACTGTCACCTTTCATAAAAAAGCCATTCAAAGAAATGGTTGAATCTGCGAGAGGATTGAATGACGAGGCTTGTGATACGGCCGGGATCAAAAGAATCAGTGTCAGACACACTGTGGAAGCATAATAAAGTATCTTTTTTTTCATAACGAATTCCCCAGTATTCAGTGTGTTGCTGTGATTTGAAATCAATATTTATTAATATTTACAGCGACAATTATAGTCAATATAAATTTGAAGATTATAATCCGCTATCAGTCTTTTCGTCTAAACTATCCATTTTTTATCAACTATTTTTGATTTGACTTGTAACTTTGAGAATAATATCGAAAATGAGGAATTTTTGAATATTCATCATAAATAATACGAAAGTGGAAATTGCTCATGAATAAAAGACTTTACTTCCTCGATAATCTCCGTGGAATCACTATTTTAATGGTTGTACTTCTCCATGTTTACCTTTGTTATATGAAATATGCTCCGAGCTGGTGGTATGTTATCGATCCGCAGCAAAGTATGTTTTTTACTTACGGCGTTATCTTGATAGATGTACCGCTCATGCCGATTATGTTTTTTATTGCCGGATATTTTTCTCTGCCATCTCTGCAAAAGTACGGTGTGTACGATTTTTGGGCAGGAAAATTTCGGCGGCTAATTATACCATGGGTGCTTGGAGTTTTTTTTCTGGCACCGCCCTCTATGTATATGATTCTTCTTTCAAGAGGTAAGGCTTCAGGCTATATGGGCTTTTGGTTTGGAAATTTCTGGACGACTATGTTCAGTCAATCCGTATTCTGGTTTTTGGGGATTCTTGTTGTATGTCACCTGATTTTAACTATTTCATACACCAAATTTTTTAGTTTAAGAAGTCTAAGGCGAACATCAAAGAAACCGAACGTGATGCTGCCGATTTTATTCATAGCTGTCACTTCCGCTATTTTCTTGGGAATGAACCGATTTTACCCTGTTGATACGTGGGTTACTGACTACTATATTATCATTTTCCAGCCTGTACGGATTTTTATTTATCTGCTCTACTTCGGACTTGGAGTTCTTGCATGGAAACGCAGATGGTTTGAAACATCAGGATTCACACCAAAACTTATCCCTTGGT
This window harbors:
- a CDS encoding acyltransferase family protein; its protein translation is MNKRLYFLDNLRGITILMVVLLHVYLCYMKYAPSWWYVIDPQQSMFFTYGVILIDVPLMPIMFFIAGYFSLPSLQKYGVYDFWAGKFRRLIIPWVLGVFFLAPPSMYMILLSRGKASGYMGFWFGNFWTTMFSQSVFWFLGILVVCHLILTISYTKFFSLRSLRRTSKKPNVMLPILFIAVTSAIFLGMNRFYPVDTWVTDYYIIIFQPVRIFIYLLYFGLGVLAWKRRWFETSGFTPKLIPWSVLSVCSAIVYIQFKMLMATRSTELAIQAGNSIGFNIFSFTTMMACFAIFKYFFNSDSPLWKSFSSCSYGIYLFHSIPVYYGAYFLLNMDASPFVKAPILFISSIIICWGLTLVLKKNRIIAQII